DNA sequence from the Sylvia atricapilla isolate bSylAtr1 chromosome 15, bSylAtr1.pri, whole genome shotgun sequence genome:
TGGGTGCTGCAGCCGCCTCGGATCCCATTCCCTGCATCTCAAATCCCTCATTCCCTTTCCTTACCGGGGCTGAGAGTCCTCCGTCCTCTCCTCAGGCTGCTCTGATCCTCGGAGCCGTCCTGTCCAGCGCTGAGCATCCCCAGTAAgtcccggccccggcggggACTCGGAGGATGGGAGGGGGCGTCCAGAGGGGTGAATTTGAGTTTATCCCACATCTGCTGCCGTGCTGGGtcactggggctggagaggatTTACAGCCCTGCGCAGCCGGTTCCGTGCTGGGATTCCGACGGGTTGGGctcctgcagaaacaaaaacacagagaatTCTCCTCCTTCCACGCGGCTGCCGCGGGAGCCTCGCCCCGGCTGAACCCCAAATCCCGGGATATGGGGGGCACCCACCGGGCCCTGGGGGTGGCAGCACCCTGGCACTGATTTTAGGGGACATTTTCATGATCTGTACAGCCTCGGGGACTCGGTGTGTGACCTGGAGCCGGGCACCATCGCGGCCTCGGATCCCAACATCCTGGACAAGCTGAAGCTCTGCCCGGCGCTGACGGGGCCACAGCGGGACGCCCTCAATGCCCTGCTCCTCTCGGGGACCACAGCCTACGGGTGAGGAGCCTTCCTGCTCCCGGAGGGGTGGGCCACCACCGGGATGCTCAGCTggtccttcctctgctgccgCAGGGATCCTTCCAGCTGGGATTTACAGActctgcaggatttggggccGCTCGTGCTGGCCTTGAACCAGACCACGCTGAGGTTGGTGGGCGAGGTAAGGTCCCTCCTCGGGGGACATGAGCAGCAGAGAGGTCAGCTCTGAGACTGGGGGACCCAGGATTCcgtcccctctgtccctgtgccagtaccctctgtccctgtccccccgATGCCAGCACCCTCTGTCATTGTCCCCTCCGGTCCCAGCGCCCTCTGTCCCCGCAGGCAGCCCGGGAGGATTTCAGGAGCAGCATCGCTGCCGCCTACATCAGCCAGGGCCGTTCCCAGCGGGAgaaatccctgctcctcctccggGCGCTCGCAGCCGCCGCCCGTCCCAGGCTGAAGCGCAGCTCGGGCAGTGAGTGTTTCCCTTCCCTCCGGCCGGTCCGGAGCTCTGGGAGGGCAAAACCCCCGGGGCTGCTTGGCAtctgggagctccaggagagaCCAGGCAGAAATCTGGGATTCCCATAAACTGGGGAAGTGGGGAAATGTCCTTCACAGGGAGGGGTTTGCTCTTACCTGGCAGCActcaggaaggagctgggacagtgggacagtgcccaggcagcgccagcaccagggcaggagcagaggatgcGCTTTGAAGGAGCGCTTTGAGTTGCCTTTGACAGGACAAAGCACAAATAGGCTGCAAAACATCACCAGGTTCTTCAGGAATAACTTTAGGGAAGGACAGCAAATGATTGGGGATTGGGGACCAGGCCATGAGAGCAGTGACTCCCTGTCCTTCACCAGGCTCCTCCAAGGGGCTCTGAGCCAGGTGGGAAAGGGACATACGGACACACACCCCAATTGCCTGACACAATTCCTTGCCTTCAGGCTGCGAGTTCGGGCCGGTCACCGCCAGCAACATCGACACCgtctccctcctctccccggAAGAGCTGGACCTGTGTCTGAGCAATGAGGTGTTAATAGAAAACCTGGAGGCTGTGCTGGTAGAGCCAGTCACCATTCAGGCTTCCAAGGTCCTGAAAAAGAAGGTGGATGAGGTAATGGGTGACACAAGGCAGGAGCCGGGATGGGCAGGACCCACTGTGGGAACAGGGGTGAAGATGCTTGAGTGGGTTCTTGGCACTCATTCCTGccttgttttcccttccctcaccctCTTCCCTGCCCTGTTTTCCCTTGCCCCACAGTCTTTCCCATCAGGGATCCcggaggagcagctgaagcgCCTGGGGCCGCTGTCCTACCTGTACACGGAGCAGGAGATGAGCCAGTGGCCAGTGACAAGCAGTGACAccatcacagccctgctcagctcctcgGGAGGACGCTGGGAGGATTCCCAGGTCAATCCACGGCAGCGGAAGGGGATGGGTGATGAGGAGCCCAAACggtcccagcccagctcagggtgGAAGAGggattgtggggtttttttggggggtggcAACGCTGCCATCCTTACCAGGAGcatctcccttccctgcctgtgcccctcatgtgccctgtgcccctcaGGTGCAGCAGCTGTTCAGCAGGTACCTGGCCCTGGGGGGCTCCTGGACAGGGCCCCTGCTCCAGGAAATTGGAGGCAAATAcctgtgcaggctgcaggaggagcagatcCAGGAGATCCCTGCTGGAGCCATCGAGTGAGCTGATTTTTGGGGATGCTGCTCAGCCctgagaggggctgtggggacgTGGCTGGTGAGATGGAAGACCCCCAGCTCCGTGGTGGATCTCCCCATCCCCAATCAGCACAGTGGGATCACCGTGTCCCAATCCCAGATCCCACCTGAGCCCCAGGACCATGAGCAGGGATATCCCTGCCAGCCACCAGAACCATTTCTCTGCAGTTTGGGGGGCTGCTGACCTGTGTCCCCCTTCCAGGACTGCAGGGCAGTTAAACATCTCCTCGTGCTCCCAAACCAAGAAGGATCTGCTCTATGGGAAGGCTCGGGAGGCCTTTGCCAGCCTGGCCAGCACCCCTGGCCCCTATTACTGCAGGATCCGGCCCTACCTGGGTAGGTGCATCCCCTCTACCAGGTTTTAGTCTCTTCTCAGCCACAGACAGATCTGGCAGCATCCAGAacctccccaaatcctccccagAAGTGCTGGAATGGTTTTGCACATCTCCAGGTGTCCCCTGCACTCTCTTTAAGGTGGAGCTCCAGCAGAGGATCTGAAGGCCTTGGCTAATGCTGGTGTCACAAACATGGATTGGGACATATTCCTCACCCTGAATCCCCAGGAATTCCAGGTACagccctgggatgctgctgtcccctctccccagggcagggctgggctggctgagggCTGAGCAGGGGGAGCAGAGGTCAGAGCCCAACCAAACCACCAGTTCTCCACTTTCTCACCTTTAGAACTGTTCTTTAGGAAGTTTTAGTTGCTCTGCAGCCCCGTCAGCAAAGCACTGGGGGCTGTGAGGGCGAACGGAGGGGctggggggtgtgtgtgtgttgcagaAACTCAGCGTCACTGACGTGAAAAATCTGCTGGGGGAGAACCTCCCTGAGCTGAAGAAGGCTGAGCACGAGCCCTGGGTGGTGAGCTGGGTGCAAAGGCAGCTCCAGAGAGAGCTGGACTGTGTGCTGGGAATCGGCCTGGAGGGAGGGCTGCCCGAGCCCACGGGGACCTCCCCCGCCACTGCCACCGCCAGTGTCACCACCCCGGCCACTGCCACCTCCAGCGTCACCACCCCGGCCACTGCTACCTCCAGTGTCACCACCCCAGCAACTGCCACCTCCAGTGTCACCACCCCAACCACTGCCACCTCCAGTGTCACCACCCCGGCCACTGCTACCTCCAGTGTCACCACCCcagccactgccacctccaGTGTCACCACCCCAACCACTGCCACCTCCAGTGTCACCACCCTGGCCACTGCCACCTCCAGTGTCACCACCCCAACCACTGCCACCTCCAGTGTCACCACCCCGGCCACTGCTACCTCCAGTGTCACCACCCCAACCACTGCCACCTCCAGCGTCACCACCCctgccactgtcacctcccctgtgcccaccaCCCCAAACAGTGTCACCTCCATAGCCACAGTCCCCACCTCTCCTCACCCTGTCACCTCAGCTAATGTCACCCCTGTGTTCACCACTCtcccccctgtccccagtgccacctcagTCAGTGCCACCACtctccccactgtccccaccaCCTTGGCCAGTGTCACTtccacagccactgtccccacccCTCCTCACCCCCCGGccagtgtcactgtccccacccCCACTGCCATCAGCAGCCACTCGACCCCTCAGCCGAGCACGGTTGCCCCCAGCACCCCCACCCCGagcaccctgagccccccagaCACCTCCACACACACTGGgggtccccctgtcccccctgtcACCCcgcctgtccccactgccacccccactgtccccactgccacccccaCTGCCCGTCCCGCTCTGACCACCGCAGCCCCTTGCTCCACCCACCAGGCTGTCACCACAGACAGAGCCACGTCCCTGGCTGTCACCTCCTCCGCTGTCACCTCCCCGGCCACCAGCAGCCCTAGTGCCACCCcagtcactgctgtcacctccGGGGCCACCACCAGCACTAGTGTTGGCACTAACCTGACTGGTACCACCCACACCACTGTCCCCAAGCCCTCCTCTGTTCCCACCGTCACCACTGTCCCCAacccctcctctgctcccactgccacccctgtccctaacccttcctctgctcccactgccacccctgtccctaacccctcctctgctcccactgccacCTCTGTCCCTAacccctcctctgctgccactgtccccaacccctcctctgctcccacgGTCACTCCTGTCTCTCagtcctcctctgctgccactgcacTCAGCACTGTCACCCCCATCCCCAATTCCacctctgctcccactgccaccactgtccccaaCCCCTGTTCtactgccactgccacccctgtccccaacccctcctctgctcccactgtCACATCTGTCCCCAACCCCACCTctgctgccactgtcaccactgTCTCCAATCCCACTTCTCCCCCTGCCACCCACAGCACTGTCACCTCTGTCTCCAACTCCACTTCTCCCACTGTCACCAGTGTCCCCAAcctctcctcttctcccagtgtcccccctgtccctcagtcccccacagccccaggggccACCCCAGTCccccccattcccagctccaccGTGTCCCCCCCGGCCGTGCcgtgccagcccagctccccccCAAAGCCCCCCTCCAGCAccaagcccagccctgggaatgttCCAGAGCCTCCCGCAGCAACACCCAACGGCTACATCAACCTGCAGCCCCCTGAGCCaggtgagctggagctgctgggactcGGGAAAGGCCTGGGAATGAtggggagggtgaggaggatgaggatggctGAGCCCCCTCGTTCCCGGTGGGATTCAGTCCCTGGTGGGGACGTGGCTGACTGGATTTTATCTGTCTTGCTACCACAGCTCAGTTCAGCAGTAGCTCTAAAACAGCTAAATCAGAGTGTTAGCTGGCTGAAAAATTCAATTCCACCTCCTCTTGCATTCAGTAACATGTCAgcaaatacttttaaaagtatttgctaacgtatttttaatatgttaaaaaattaacatctaATATGTTAATATTAGATGTTAATATTAaccttttaaaagctttttaaaaatagaaaatgtgcCAACTTTACAAGACAAAGCCACAATTAATGAACTCTTATTAGCACGCAGacataaatgtaaatttttttctttaaaatgtgttataTAAATTTATCTGGAGCTGCCCTCAGGTTCTGTGCAAGGTGTCTCATCACCTTctgagccccacagccctgcccagctgctccacTGCAAGCTGGAGaatccagattttattttttaaacttttactGAGAGAGCACAGACTGGGCACCTGCAGGGGAACCAAGGGAATCCAGTGTCACTGGAAATTTTCTTACCTTGTAAGAAATTACCCGGATTTAAATACTCCATGAAGCTGCCATGGAATGTGACACATTTATCAGAAAAgtttgggtgttgttttttgttttgttttgttttgttgggtttttgttgtttgtttgtttgtttgttttgggttttttttgttttgttttgttttttttgtttttaataccCCAAGCACTTTGAAATGAGGAGATTGAAAGGTTTTGTTGCATGAAATGAAGAGTGCCCTGTGTTCTCCCTGCAGGATCAggatccaggctctgctcctgcctcgTGCCCGTGCTGGCCGCCACTGTGGGGAGaattctgctgctgtgacccccctcagcacctcccaccctgctcattcctccctccagcccagggaaagagccctgggcagcccctgctggagagcagaaacccaggaaagggaagagattCGTCCACGTTTGATGCCAGCCCAGGGTTTGGTCATTTTTGGCTGAAGGAGGACAGATTTTCACAGGTCCTTACTAGTGATTTACTCCCTGTAGTACAAGCAGCAGTGATGCTGACTGCTCTGGCAAGGCAAAAACACGGGGCCCAGCCCTTCCAGGGATTTCCTGCCCATCCCAACCCATCCCACTGGGATCTGTTAAACTCTGGGAAAACTCAGGGATTGGAGGCACTGGTGGCCCGGCACCGCAGCTGAGAGATCCCCAAAAATCATATTTAACTTTTGTCATGAACTGCTTTTTGATCAAGGCTTGTTCAAACCACACACAGACTCTCTTGGGATGATTAGCTGGAGATAATTTATCTTGATTACTGTTCAGGGCTATACAATAAAACATCAAtcagctgttttgtttttttcctaatccaACGTGTTCTTTGAGGTGTTTAGTGCTTTGTGGGGAAGCTTTTCAAGCATAAATCTAAAATCTGCATGAAGGACAGACCTGCTTCCTTCTATAAACCTCAGACAATGAAGATTTATAAGATATAAAAGACAtaaatccctttttccctcctggagAAAAGAGGGATGTCAGGAGCTGGATATAGATTTcactgagggttttttcagGCAGATCTTTCCaaagagtggggaaaaaaaagatctggAAAACCTTGTACAAAGTTCCTTTCCCTCCACATGAGGAAGCTGAGAACAGTCCCAGCTCCTAAATGTTGAACAGCCACAACCCTAATGAACAGGAATAGGCAGATCCTGGGATTCTGAgcacttttttggggggattcCTGCAGACAGGAGGGTGAGGGCACCCTCAAGGAAGAGCAGACACTCATCAGTTTGCTTCTGGCATTTTTACTCATTTCCAAGATTTACTTCCAAGCAGTTGGAAAACTTCACTCCCACCCTGAGGCCTTGGCAGTGTCACGGGGTCAGGTTCtgagaaatgtcatttttaacCTGCAGAACTCACCCTCCAACCCAGCAGTAAGCTTGGGTTTAGCAGTGGTTTGGGGAGCTGAGCTTGGGCTGTGCCAAAGGCAAAGATCCTGCACCACAGAGTCTGGAACCTTCCCTTTAGACTaaactgggcttttttttccaagtgatttGAAAGCCAAAAGTACCTAAAAGTGAGTCCTGGGCCGACCCAGctgcctggagctctgggcaCTCCTCCTGCCAGGTCTCAGAGCAGGTCACAGGCTGGTTCCCCATGGGAGGAGATGGTCAGGACAGGATGGACACCGTGAGGACActgaggagcagggcaggcaggaggtggaatGCCGTGGCCATGGCCTTCAGAGGGGCTGAGGATGTTTCTGGAGGACAAAGAGAGGATTTGTGCAAAGAAATCCGTGACTGAACCACTCCTCCATGGTGAAATCATCCCTCTGTTCTCCCTCCAGGGATTCTCTTCACCTGCCCAAACACCAAGCTGAGTTTGGGGCATGGAACTGGAGGAGCTTCAAGTTTCTttccacccaaaccactctggttCTGCCTCTAAGCCCAAATTCAAGGAAATTAATCCTCCTCACAGCGCCAAGGAGGAAGGCCTGGAAGTGCTCACTCCTTCGGGATGTTcagcagggatgctcctgctTAGGGTTTAAACCATAAAACACCTCAAATCCCTTCCTGTTACACAAAACCTcattgcagcagagcaggagaagtTGTCAGGGGCATGGAACAGGGGTGGGAAAATGGCCTTgaacaaacatatttttctcttaaggAATGAATTTCTAGAACCCAAAGCATTTCTGGTGCTCACTGTGGCCAAACTCAGTGCCAAGATCTCGGGGGCAAGTGATGCAGGAAGGAAAACCCAATGGGACTCCAGGATTGCTCCTCACACTGGAATTTGCTCTGCAGGGACTTCAggctcctcagcagagctgccccactTTAAATCCTTGCTGCAACCTCAAAGTAAACCATGAAAACCCAACCAAGCAGGGCCCCAAAGTTACCTGTGAATTTGGGGGTGACGATGTTGATGTAGCCCTCCTGTGTGCCCCCCGTGAGCCCGatgtggagctggtccagctCCGACTGCTTCTGCACCTGGATCCAGTCCCGGACTGGGGACCTGCCCTGCCACTGGGCCAGCTCAGGGAGGTTCACCCCCAGCAGACCCTGCACCTCACGGGGTGTCAggttctaggaaaaaaaaaaaaaatcacagggaTTGGGATGGGGATTGGGAAGGACCCCTCTGGCCAGGGAAGTGATGGGGTTTCCAAAGAGAAATTCCCATGGGTGGTTTCACTGGGACGAGTTTCCCTCAGGATCTGCTGGTTCCTCAAAGGTTCCTCTTCTCCTGTTGTCCTTTGATGCCAAATCTCCTGCACTCCCAGCTGGGGGTCCCGTCCCTGCTGAACTTTCTGGGATTTCTGCCCAAATTGGTGGTATTGGCTTGTCTGGATGGACATCTGTGGTCTCGTGGGTCTGTCCCCTGCCACTGTGAAAGCCTGCCCTGAAAAACTTCAACTGGCTTTGCATCCACCCAGGACTccaaattatatatttttttaaggaatttcaGGTGCTTTCTCCACTTTCTGCTGCTCTAACAGAAGGAATTTGGAGTTGATGGAACCGCTCCTGATTTCCATCAACAGATCACACAACCAAACCCAAGCACTCAACACAACAAAACTCAAGGAATGGAAGAATTCCAAGCTCCAGCTCACCATCAGAGAGTCTTTTCTCAAAGTCACGAAGGTGCTGATGTTCATGTTCACGTCGTCGTTGCTGAGAGCCTTGAgatctgcagcaggagcccccCCTGGCACCAAAGGAAGGACAATATCAAAGGGTGGGAGACCCCaaaggagctctgctgggtctttgcacaaaaaaaggatttcttCAAAATCCCTGAAGCTAGGGCTGGTAACACAGTGAGGTCCTACTGCAAAATGTGTGGAGGAtgctccttctttttttatttttgttttgtttattggGAATTGGTTTTTTGGCATTAAAAATCTGTGAAGATGCCCAACAGAGCAAAGGAGGGTGAGAAGAATTTGGGAAAATTCTTGGcttaacaggggaaaaaaaaatcgatTTTGTGACATGGAAAAGGGCAGTGAGATAAATCCTGAGCTTGATTTTCCTGCGATGGTCTGGGAAAAGATTTGGGCAACTTAAAGCAGGCACAGAGTCCTTCAATAATATTTCATGCCACTTACAAGTTGGAATGACAAACTTTTAAGAACTTGACTTTGAAAATTCCCAAGTGTTAGATGGATTTTGATGCCCATTTAGTTTGTGACTATGAGAGATCTTTCCCCTGGTTTTTTACATACCCAGGTAAGGTAAAATCAGCTCGTAGAAAGCAGGTAAATGGTGCTGGTCAGAAAAAGCTTCCTTGGCTTTCTGGTACAGGAGGTTCTTCGTCTCCTGTGAACAGGCTGAAGGATCCAGAGATGCCAgtctgcagaaaaataaagatttaggGTGAAGAAAGCTTTTATTATCTTCAACCTGTTCAATTTTCCCACATTCTGAGTGTTTTTCTGGGattctctgcacagcacaggtgaTCCCTAATTCCCAGCTTTATGGAGAGAAgctgagagggaaaaataatggCCCAATTTCCTGCTGAGAATTTATCCTTCATGAGATGATGACTCTGATGGTGCCAAATAAATTCGTGCATTTGCCAAgctgtaattaattaatttcatttgccAGTCCTTCAGAGGAATTTGAACTGGAAATGCTTAAAAACCtcgtggatgtggcacttgaggatgtggtttagtggtgaccACGGCTCTGGGTGATGATCTGAGAGGCCT
Encoded proteins:
- the LOC136368255 gene encoding mesothelin-like protein — encoded protein: MVWAAPALAAATLCLRVSADLVRATAAALILGAVLSSAEHPHLGDSVCDLEPGTIAASDPNILDKLKLCPALTGPQRDALNALLLSGTTAYGDPSSWDLQTLQDLGPLVLALNQTTLRLVGEAAREDFRSSIAAAYISQGRSQREKSLLLLRALAAAARPRLKRSSGSCEFGPVTASNIDTVSLLSPEELDLCLSNEVLIENLEAVLVEPVTIQASKVLKKKVDESFPSGIPEEQLKRLGPLSYLYTEQEMSQWPVTSSDTITALLSSSGGRWEDSQVQQLFSRYLALGGSWTGPLLQEIGGKYLCRLQEEQIQEIPAGAIETAGQLNISSCSQTKKDLLYGKAREAFASLASTPGPYYCRIRPYLGGAPAEDLKALANAGVTNMDWDIFLTLNPQEFQKLSVTDVKNLLGENLPELKKAEHEPWVVSWVQRQLQRELDCVLGIGLEGGTVPTSPHPVTSANVTPVFTTLPPVPSATSVSATTLPTVPTTLASVTSTATVPTPPHPPASVTVPTPTAISSHSTPQPSTVAPSTPTPSTLSPPDTSTHTGGPPVPPVTPPVPTATPTVPTATPTARPALTTAAPCSTHQAVTTDRATSLAVTSSAVTSPATSSPSATPVTAVTSGATTSTSVGTNLTGTTHTTVPKPSSVPTVTTVPNPSSAPTATPVPNPSSAPTATPVPNPSSAPTATSVPNPSSAATVPNPSSAPTVTPVSQSSSAATALSTVTPIPNSTSAPTATTVPNPCSTATATPVPNPSSAPTVTSVPNPTSAATVTTVSNPTSPPATHSTVTSVSNSTSPTVTSVPNLSSSPSVPPVPQSPTAPGATPVPPIPSSTVSPPAVPCQPSSPPKPPSSTKPSPGNVPEPPAATPNGYINLQPPEPGSGSRLCSCLVPVLAATVGRILLL